ATCACGCACAGTGGAATGCCGATATAACCGGTGTTGGCATACGAGGCACCTAGCGCGTCGATGCTCGCGTCCACCAGATTGGCGGACTTGCGCCAGCGCAGCAGCAAGGTAAACGCGAACACCGCCAGCGTGCTGATGATGAACGCGAGGACGAATCCGGGATGCCAGATCTGCTCCCAGGTGGCAGTGGCTGTCACGCTGAACAGCAGCGCAGGCAGGCACAACCAAACCACCATTCGGTTGATCTCAGAAGCCGCGTTCGGCCCCAGGCGGTTGGTGCGACGACAAACGAAACCCACCAGTATCAGGGCGAAAATCGGCAGTAATACATTGAGTACGGATGACATCCAGACCTTGCCTGTGCAACGCGAACAAGCCGGCAAGGTTAGGGCTGTAAATCGTTAGCGTCCAATCTATTTTCTCGACACCGGTGCCAGGATTGCGGCGTTCAGCGGTCGGGTGAGGGTGGATTGAACGTGACCAGGCAGGAGCGAACTTGTTCGCGAGGCGATGTTCCGGTTGGCCACAGATTCGTCGGCCACGTCCGTTTGATCGATGGGCTCTGTTAGGATTGCGGGCTAGATATCACGAGGTGCATGTATGAGCGAGCCGATTCGTCTGACCCAGTACAGCCATGGCGCAGGTTGTGGCTGCAAGATCTCCCCGCAGGTGCTGGAAGTGATTCTGGCGGGCAGCGGCGCGCAAAACCTGGACCCCAAACTGTGGGTCGGCAACACCTCACGGGACGATGCGGCGGTCTATGCCATTGATGAAGAGCGCGGCGTGGTGTCCACCACCGACTTTTTCATGCCTATCGTCGATGACCCTTTCGATTTCGGCCGTATCGCAGCTACCAACGCGATCAGCGATATTTACGCCATGGGCGGCGATCCGCTGATGGCCATCGCCATTCTTGGCTGGCCAGTCAATCTGCTGGCCCCGGAAATTGCCCGGGAGGTGATCCGTGGCGGTCGCGCTGTGTGCGACGCGGCCGGTATTCCATTGGCGGGCGGGCATTCGATAGACGCGCCGGAGCCGATCTTCGGCCTGGCAGTCACCGGGCTGGTCGAAAAGCGCTACATGAAGCGGAACGACACCGCGACCGAAGGCTGCAAGCTGTACCTGACCAAACCCTTGGGCATCGGCATCCTCACCACCGCCGAGAAAAAAGGCCTGTTGCGCGCTGAAGATCAGGGCGTGGCGCGGGACTTGATGTGCACCCTCAACAAGCCCGGCAGTCGTTTCGGCAAGCTTGAAGGCGTCACCGCCATGACGGACGTCACCGGTTTCGGCCTGCTCGGACATCTGGTGGAGATGGCGGATGGCAGTCAATTGACTGCACGCCTGGATTTCGCCGCTGTACCGCGTCTGGCCAGCGTCGATTTCTACCTCGAACAAGGCTGCGTACCCGGCGGCACGCTGCGCAACTTCGACAGCTACGGCGAGCGCATCACTGCCTTGAGCGAAGTGCAGAAGATGCTCTTGTGCGACCCGCAAACCAGTGGCGGCCTGTTGGTCGCGGTTGAGCCTCAGGCGCAGGCGGCGTTTCTCGCGCTGGCCGGGGAACTGGGGCTGGATCTGGCGGTGATCGGCGAGTTCGTCGCTCGACAGAGTCACGCGGTCGAGGTGTTCTGATGCGCGACAACAGCACCGACTTCCGCGAACTGTTTCTAACCGATGCCCCGCTCATGGATGTGCGCGCCCCGGTCGAATTCGAAAAAGGTGCCTTTGCGCAGAGCATCAATCTGCCGCTGATGAACGACCTTGAGCGTGAACAGGTAGGCACTTGCTACAAACAAAAGGGCCAGCAGGCAGCTATCGAGCTGGGCCATCGGCTGGTGTCTGGCCAGACCAAACAGGAGCGTATTGACGCCTGGAGCGAGTTTGCCCGCTCGCACCCGCAAGGCTTTCTGTATTGCTTTCGGGGTGGCCTGCGTTCGCAGCTCACCCAGCAATGGCTGAAAAACGAAGCCGGGATCGAGTATCCACGCGTCATTGGCGGCTACAAGGCGCTGCGTACCTACCTGATTGAAACGACCGATGCAGCCGTGGCCGAGTGCGATTTCGTCCTGATTGGCGGTTTGACGGGATCGGGTAAAACTCAGGTCCTGACGCAGCTGGACAATGCGCTGGACCTTGAAGGCCATGCCAATCATCGCGGTTCGAGTTTCGGCAAACACGCGACGCCGCAGCCGGCGCAGATCAGTTTCGAGAACGCCTTGGCCGTCGATATCCTCAAGAAGCGTGTGGCGGGGGTGAGCCAGTTCGTGCTGGAAGACGAAGGCCGTGTGGTGGGCAGTCGCGCCATTCCGCTCGGGCTGTTTCGCGGCATGCAGCACTATCCGCTGGTGTGGCTGGAAGAGAGTTTCGAACTGCGCGTCGAGCGGATTCTCACCGATTACGTCATAGACCTGTGTGCCGAGTACATTCAGGTGCATGGCGTTGAGCAAGGTTTCAGCGTGTTTGCTGCGCGCTTGCGCGAAAGTATGGCGAGTATCGTCAAACGTCTGGGCGGTGAGCGTTATCAGCGTTTGGCGGCGATCATGGACAGCGCCTTGATCGAGCAGGAAAAATCCGGCGCGGTGGAGGAGCATCGTGGCTGGATCGCCGGGCTGCTTGGCGAATACTACGACCCCATGTATGCCTATCAGCGCGACAGCAAGGGGCCGCGCATCGAGTTTGCCGGCGATCACGGCGCGGTCTTGCAGTACCTGCAAGAGCGCCGCGATCGGGCTGCCTGAACCTCAGGCAGTTACGACTTACAACAGGAACATTGCCAGCAAGCCGCTGACTACGCCCACCAGCATGGTCAGCGCCGCCACAGTCACCAGCACGTGGGTGTCGAAGGATTTACGCAGCATCAGCAAGGACGGCAGGCTCACGCTGGGCAAGGTCATCAGCAGTGCCACTGCCGGACCGGTGCCCAGGCCCAGGGTCAGCATGGTCTGCACGATCGGGATTTCCGCCGCCGTGGGAATCACGAACAACGTGCCGACGAACGCCAGGATCACCAGCCAGACGAAACTGTTGCCGATGGACGCATCAATGTGCGGGAACAGCCAGACCCGCGCCGCGCCCAGGATCAACACTGCCAGCACGTAAATCGGGATGGTGCTCCAGAACAACTGCCACAGCGTGCGGCCCCAGCGACTGAAAAAGCTGTGCTGATCGACTTCGTTGGCGCTGACAGCGGCTTGCATCGCTTGCTCGGGAACCGCTTCAGGCCGCGAGATACGCTGGGCGATCATCGCAACGCCCACCACCAGAATCAGTCCCGCCACCAGACGCAAGGCCGTGAACTCCCAGCCCAGCACAAAGCCCATGAACACCAGCGTTGCCGGGTTGAGCACGGGGTTGGCGATCCAGAATGCCAGGGCCGCACCCACCGATACCTGCTGACGGCGCATACCGGCGGCGACCGGCGCGGCGCAACAGCTGCACATCATGCCCGGCAGGCCGAACAGCCCGCCGCGCAGGGTTGAGCCCAGCCCCGCGCGACCAAACAGGCGCAGCAGCCAGTCCCGAGGGATCAGCACCTGCAGCAGCGAACCGAGGATGACCGCCAGCACGGCGGCTTTCCAGATCGCCAGGAAATACACCTTGGAGTAGGCCAGCGCAGCAGCAACCGGCGAAGTCAGTTGATCGTTGATGATCGATGCGCCAATGCTGTGACTATCGGCCGCGACAAAGGATTTCAGATAGTAGGGCGACCACTTGACGTAGTACAGCCCGATGATCGCGACGGCCAGAAACAACAACGGTTTCCACCAGAACGACCAGCCGCGGGTTGGGGAGGTCGTGGACAGACTGGGCATTGAGCGAGTTCCGGGCATTAGAATGATGGCGCATCATAACCCGGCTGCCCGGTTTGCATCGGCTCGGTTGCCTGAACGGTCCGAGCCAAAGAGCTGCGCGCTTACGGTTTTGGCTGATTGGCCGTCCAGTAGGCTTCGATCTGCTTGACCAGCGACTCAGGCAGCGGCGCGAAATCCAGTTCGCTAGCTTGTGGCTGGCCTTCCTTGAGTGCCCATTTGAAGAAGTCCTGCGCCGCCGCGTGACGGCTCGCGTTCGCCGCCTGTTTGGGCATGACGATAAAGGTTGTGGCGGTGATCGGGTATGCGTTCTCGCCTTCGGCATCGACCATCAGCAGGTTGAAATCCTGGGCGTGGGACCAGTCAGCTGCCGCCGCCGCGGCCTGAAAACTGCCCAGATTAGGCGCGACGTAATTGCCGGCCTTGTTTTGCACCAGGCCGTAATTGAGTTTCTGCTGCCTGCTGTAGGCATATTCGATATAGCCGATGGAGTAGGGCATCTGTTTCACATAGCTGGCGACGCCTTCGCTGCCCTTGGCACCCAGGCCGACCGGCCATTTCACTGAAGCGCCATTGCCGACGCTGGCTTTCCATTGCGGGCTGACTCTGGACAGGTAGTTCACCCAGTTATAACTGGTGCCGGAGTTGTCCGAACGGTACACCACGGTGATCGGTTTTTTCGGCAATGTGGCGGTCGGGTTCAGTGCGGCGATGGCCGGATCGTTCCATTGGCTGATCTTGCCCATGAAAATATCGGCGAGCACGGCGCCGGTGAACTTCAGTGAGCCGGGCGCGATGGACGCCAGGTTCATGACCGGAACGATTCCGCCGGTCACCAGCGGAAACTGGAGCATGCCCAGGCTGGCAAGTTCGTCGGATGCCAGCGGCATGTCACTGGCACCGAAGTCAACGTTGGCGGCCTTGACCTGAGCGATTCCCGCGCCGGAGCCGATGGACTGATAGTTGACCCGCACACCGGTCTTGCGGTTGTACTCGTCCGCCCATTTGGAGAGCACCGGAAATACGAAAGTTGACCCTGCGCCGACAATCTCGTCGGCGGCCTCTACGCTGTTGCCGACTCCGAGACTGAGGCTCAACCCCAGGCAGATCGTTAGCAGTGTTTTGGAGAGGGTTTTCGATAGGGCTTTCGAAGCTATTTCCGAAGCTATGTTCAAAATAAAGGGCATGCGCAGACTCCGAACTCAGATTGAGGGCAGTAATTTGCGCCTAGTTAAACCACGCTTTGGTGGCTATTTGATTACAGGCGGCCACTTCATCCCTTGAGCGGGATAGCCATCGGTCCGGGCAAATGTCCCCTTCGTGTATTGATTCACCTTGGTAAGAACCCGGTCACATTCATGCTTTACCGTGAAGCTCTCCGTCACGTTGTGTCGGCCAGCAGTCAACTGGCAGGCTGCGATGGTCTGGTCTGCCTTTGCCTGGCTTTCTCATGCGTTTCGAGTGCTTGCCATGACAGTCATAGAACCTGATTTCAATGTGTTGGACGACCGCAAGATCCAGGCTGCCCTGAGGCGCCTGTCATTTCTGCGGGTCAAGATGGAGGCCGCCGCTCGCGCGCCCATCGAAACCATGCACCTGCATCCCAGCTACATCGAAAGTGCGCGTAACCTGCTGAGTTATCTGGCGTTGCGTCGCCACGACATCCGTCCTTTGCAGCATCAACTGGCCGAATTGGGGCTTTCCTCCCTTGGTCGTTGTGAAGCCAATGCACTGGCATCGGTGGATCGCGTCATTGAAGTGCTGCAACGCCTGACATCTGGCTCGGCGTCAGCGGGGGAAAGCGGCACGGTGCTGGGCGAGATCGGTGAGCATTTGCTTACGGCGCATGCCGATGTCTTGTTCGGTGGCCAAGGGCCGGAGCGCGGGGTGCGGATCATGGTGACCATGCCCAGCGAAGCCGCGACTGACCCACATCTGGTGCGCGACCTGCTGGAGGCTGGCATGGACTGCCAGCGGATCAATTGCGCCCATGATGATCAGGCAACCTGGCTGGCCATGATCGAGAATGCCCGCAGCGCTGCCGAAAAATCCGGGAAAAGCTGTCAGGTCATGATGGATCTGGCCGGCCCCAAGCTGCGTACCGGGCAAATCCTGCCTGGCCCCGCCGTCCTGCGCATCCGTCCCACCAAGGATCTGTTCGGACGCACGATTACCCCAGCCAGGGTTTGGCTGAGTACCAGCGACGATCCGCACCCCGACTCGGAGTTCGCCTTGCGTTTGCCCGGCAAATGGCTGACGCAGCTGGTGGTAGACGATGAGCTGGTCTTCAACGACGCCCGGGATTCCCGGCGCAGCCTGCAAGTGGTTGAGGTGGCCGAGGAGGGTTGCTGGGTCGAGCTGCGCAAAACCGCCTATATGATCCCCGGCATGGCGCTGAGCCTGAAAAAGTCCAGGGGACGCAAGAAATCGGCGCGGATAATCGGCGTTCCGGTGCAGGAGCAAAGCATCGTCCTGCATGAGGGCGATGTCCTGATGCTGACCTCGGATCTGGACAGCGGCCATCCCGCCGTCCGTGACACCGAGGGCAAAGTGCTGATGCCCGCCAGCATTGGCTGCACCTTGCCGAGTGTCTTCCGGGATGTTCGCCCCGGTGAGGTCATCTGGTTCGACGACGGCAAGATTGGCGGCAAGATTCAGTCCGTCGACGATCAGGCTCTGTATGTGCGGATCACCCACGCGCCCGACGGCGTCAGGCTCAAGAGCGACAAGGGCATCAACTTGCCGGAGAGCGAACTCAAGCTTGATGCCTTGTCCCAGGACGATATTGCCGCGCTGGAATTCGCCGGCAAGCATGCGGACGTGGTTGAAATGTCCTTCGTCAACAGCCCGGATGACGTTAAATCACTGCTTACTCACTTGCGTCGGCTCAATGCCGAGCATCTGGGCGTGGTGTTGAAAATCGAAACCCGCCAGGGCTTTGAAAACCTCGCCGCGCTGTTGATGGCCGGGATGCACAGTCCACGCCTGGGCGTGATGATTGCGCGTGGCGATCTCGCGGTTGAAAACGGTTTTGAACGCACTGCCGAACTGCAGGAAGAAATCCTCTGCATCTGCGAGGCCGCGCATGTGCCGGTGATCTGGGCTACTCAGGTGCTCGAAACCCTGGCCAAGACCGGCGCCGCGACTCGTGCGGAAATCACTGACGCCGCAATGGGCGTGCGCGCCGAGTGCGTGATGCTCAATAAAGGGCCGCACATTCTCGACGCCATTGGAACACTGGACGACCTGCTGTTACGTATGCAGGCCCACCGCAGCAAAAAACGCGATCTGTTGCGCAAGTTGCGGATCGCCGATCAAACCGTGCAAATCAAGAGGACTTCAGCATGACAATGCAGATCGAAAAAGCCGCATTTGGCAGCGATTGGCTGGTAGTGATCAATGACTATGAAGTGACGTTCCGCAGCATGGAGGACGCCGTGGCGTTCGCTCATCGGCTCAAGGAACGGATTGACGCGCCCCACGTGCTGCCGGCCGGGAAATGAGTCTGGTTTAACGTGGCATGTAGCGGCGCTGCCAGCGGTGGGGAATTTTCAGGGACATCAGCCCGAGAAGCGCCGCCATCGACCCGCTGACCAGCAACGCATTGACGCCCAGGCGATGTTCAAGTGCCGCGCCGATCACGGCACCGATGAACATGCCGGTCCATGGCACTAGCTGCACGCGCCAGCCATCGCGGCGTTCACCGAGCATCCAGCGGCCGAAGCCGCGACCAAAGCGCGACAGCGCGCCGGTCACGTAGGTCAGTCCCACCGGTAGGCCGTTCACTTGTTCCACGGCAGCATTGAGCATGCCCATCGCCAGAATGGCGAATACCACGGTCAGAATCTGCGAATCCAGCGGCCAGGCGGCTGCGGCGCATAACAGCATGCCGATGCACAGCAGCAGGGGCAGGGCGCGGCGGCCTCCAAGCCGGGCAACGATGATGCCCAGGGCGTTACCCAGCACGAAGGTCGCGATTGCCAGCAGCAATCGGGCCGAGGTACCGATGTCAGCATCGCTGATGGCCACCGCTAGCCGCGTGGTGTTGCCGCTCATGAACGAGACGAAGTCGCCGGTGGCCATGAATCCGATTGCGTCGGTCATCCCCGCGAGGACCGAAAGACTGGCCGCCAGCGAAAGCCCTACGCGTCCGCGCCACTTCTGCATGTGCAAGTGGGTAGGCTTGACGGTACGCTTGGTGGGTGTGGGGAGCATCGGCAGTTCTCTGCGTTGATCGGCAAATCGGGAGCGAGCCGTTCTAATTCAAACGGTGAGCTGGATTACAGCGCCTTGTTACGCACGATGCGCTTGGCCTTTACTTCATCTGCGTAAGCTTTGAGCTGATCGGCGTCGCCGTACAGTCGGTTGACCAGTTGCAGAACGGCAGTGACGTCAACTTCAGACATCTGTTCGGCGAGCTTGAGAATCTCATTGGCCGTGCTTTCAAGATTGGCTGCCGTGCCTTTCAGATGGCGCTTGAGCTCTTGGGTGGATTTGT
This genomic window from Pseudomonas sp. G.S.17 contains:
- a CDS encoding pyruvate kinase, which translates into the protein MTVIEPDFNVLDDRKIQAALRRLSFLRVKMEAAARAPIETMHLHPSYIESARNLLSYLALRRHDIRPLQHQLAELGLSSLGRCEANALASVDRVIEVLQRLTSGSASAGESGTVLGEIGEHLLTAHADVLFGGQGPERGVRIMVTMPSEAATDPHLVRDLLEAGMDCQRINCAHDDQATWLAMIENARSAAEKSGKSCQVMMDLAGPKLRTGQILPGPAVLRIRPTKDLFGRTITPARVWLSTSDDPHPDSEFALRLPGKWLTQLVVDDELVFNDARDSRRSLQVVEVAEEGCWVELRKTAYMIPGMALSLKKSRGRKKSARIIGVPVQEQSIVLHEGDVLMLTSDLDSGHPAVRDTEGKVLMPASIGCTLPSVFRDVRPGEVIWFDDGKIGGKIQSVDDQALYVRITHAPDGVRLKSDKGINLPESELKLDALSQDDIAALEFAGKHADVVEMSFVNSPDDVKSLLTHLRRLNAEHLGVVLKIETRQGFENLAALLMAGMHSPRLGVMIARGDLAVENGFERTAELQEEILCICEAAHVPVIWATQVLETLAKTGAATRAEITDAAMGVRAECVMLNKGPHILDAIGTLDDLLLRMQAHRSKKRDLLRKLRIADQTVQIKRTSA
- a CDS encoding YoaK family protein; protein product: MLPTPTKRTVKPTHLHMQKWRGRVGLSLAASLSVLAGMTDAIGFMATGDFVSFMSGNTTRLAVAISDADIGTSARLLLAIATFVLGNALGIIVARLGGRRALPLLLCIGMLLCAAAAWPLDSQILTVVFAILAMGMLNAAVEQVNGLPVGLTYVTGALSRFGRGFGRWMLGERRDGWRVQLVPWTGMFIGAVIGAALEHRLGVNALLVSGSMAALLGLMSLKIPHRWQRRYMPR
- the mnmH gene encoding tRNA 2-selenouridine(34) synthase MnmH — encoded protein: MRDNSTDFRELFLTDAPLMDVRAPVEFEKGAFAQSINLPLMNDLEREQVGTCYKQKGQQAAIELGHRLVSGQTKQERIDAWSEFARSHPQGFLYCFRGGLRSQLTQQWLKNEAGIEYPRVIGGYKALRTYLIETTDAAVAECDFVLIGGLTGSGKTQVLTQLDNALDLEGHANHRGSSFGKHATPQPAQISFENALAVDILKKRVAGVSQFVLEDEGRVVGSRAIPLGLFRGMQHYPLVWLEESFELRVERILTDYVIDLCAEYIQVHGVEQGFSVFAARLRESMASIVKRLGGERYQRLAAIMDSALIEQEKSGAVEEHRGWIAGLLGEYYDPMYAYQRDSKGPRIEFAGDHGAVLQYLQERRDRAA
- a CDS encoding permease, with amino-acid sequence MPSLSTTSPTRGWSFWWKPLLFLAVAIIGLYYVKWSPYYLKSFVAADSHSIGASIINDQLTSPVAAALAYSKVYFLAIWKAAVLAVILGSLLQVLIPRDWLLRLFGRAGLGSTLRGGLFGLPGMMCSCCAAPVAAGMRRQQVSVGAALAFWIANPVLNPATLVFMGFVLGWEFTALRLVAGLILVVGVAMIAQRISRPEAVPEQAMQAAVSANEVDQHSFFSRWGRTLWQLFWSTIPIYVLAVLILGAARVWLFPHIDASIGNSFVWLVILAFVGTLFVIPTAAEIPIVQTMLTLGLGTGPAVALLMTLPSVSLPSLLMLRKSFDTHVLVTVAALTMLVGVVSGLLAMFLL
- the pstS gene encoding phosphate ABC transporter substrate-binding protein PstS is translated as MPFILNIASEIASKALSKTLSKTLLTICLGLSLSLGVGNSVEAADEIVGAGSTFVFPVLSKWADEYNRKTGVRVNYQSIGSGAGIAQVKAANVDFGASDMPLASDELASLGMLQFPLVTGGIVPVMNLASIAPGSLKFTGAVLADIFMGKISQWNDPAIAALNPTATLPKKPITVVYRSDNSGTSYNWVNYLSRVSPQWKASVGNGASVKWPVGLGAKGSEGVASYVKQMPYSIGYIEYAYSRQQKLNYGLVQNKAGNYVAPNLGSFQAAAAAADWSHAQDFNLLMVDAEGENAYPITATTFIVMPKQAANASRHAAAQDFFKWALKEGQPQASELDFAPLPESLVKQIEAYWTANQPKP
- the selD gene encoding selenide, water dikinase SelD — protein: MSEPIRLTQYSHGAGCGCKISPQVLEVILAGSGAQNLDPKLWVGNTSRDDAAVYAIDEERGVVSTTDFFMPIVDDPFDFGRIAATNAISDIYAMGGDPLMAIAILGWPVNLLAPEIAREVIRGGRAVCDAAGIPLAGGHSIDAPEPIFGLAVTGLVEKRYMKRNDTATEGCKLYLTKPLGIGILTTAEKKGLLRAEDQGVARDLMCTLNKPGSRFGKLEGVTAMTDVTGFGLLGHLVEMADGSQLTARLDFAAVPRLASVDFYLEQGCVPGGTLRNFDSYGERITALSEVQKMLLCDPQTSGGLLVAVEPQAQAAFLALAGELGLDLAVIGEFVARQSHAVEVF